One candidate division Zixibacteria bacterium HGW-Zixibacteria-1 genomic region harbors:
- a CDS encoding amino acid ABC transporter permease codes for MDVIEWISKQVVLYWDILKYLLPAVPWTILITICSFALALVLGLIIGVSRISKNKWVAWLAGTYINVIRGVPLLVQIFFIYFGLGGILNLDRFMAGVMAVGICYSSYLAEIFRSGIEAISLGQHEAAQSLGMTRFQTLRHVILPQSMRIVLPPTANEFIASLKDSSLVSIIGMRELTRAGREYYSQYFVDFQTWFVVGLIYLAMTITLSKVVKYLEKVYSVKGFGSQKV; via the coding sequence ATCGATGTGATCGAATGGATTTCGAAACAAGTTGTTCTGTATTGGGATATCTTGAAGTATCTGCTTCCGGCGGTCCCCTGGACAATTCTTATTACGATATGCTCATTTGCCCTGGCGCTGGTGCTGGGGCTGATTATCGGGGTGTCGCGGATTTCGAAGAATAAGTGGGTCGCCTGGCTGGCGGGAACATATATCAATGTCATCCGCGGGGTGCCGCTACTGGTGCAGATTTTCTTCATTTACTTTGGGCTGGGCGGAATTCTCAATCTGGATCGCTTTATGGCCGGAGTAATGGCGGTCGGAATATGTTATTCGTCTTATCTGGCCGAGATTTTCCGCTCCGGGATTGAAGCGATATCGCTCGGTCAGCATGAGGCGGCGCAGTCGCTGGGAATGACCCGTTTCCAGACCCTTCGCCATGTGATTCTTCCGCAGTCCATGCGGATTGTTCTGCCGCCGACGGCCAACGAGTTTATTGCATCACTGAAGGACTCCTCGCTGGTGTCGATTATCGGCATGCGGGAACTGACGCGGGCGGGAAGAGAATATTATTCGCAATATTTTGTCGATTTCCAGACCTGGTTTGTGGTCGGGTTGATTTATCTGGCCATGACGATTACCTTGTCGAAAGTGGTCAAATATCTCGAAAAAGTATATTCGGTCAAGGGATTCGGGAGTCAAAAAGTTTGA
- a CDS encoding peptide ABC transporter ATP-binding protein — protein sequence MIEIKNLVCRFGDIAAVDDVSLSIDRGEVVVIIGPSGSGKSTLLRCLNALQEFDSGEIVFDKIVVDKNHRNIHDLRLEVGMVFQQFNLFPHLSVINNIVLAQRVVRRRSKEKAVQKGMELLRMVGLTDKAEAFPAQLSGGQQQRVAIARALAMDPKMMLFDEVTSALDPEMIGEVLEVMKKLAAGGMTMMVVTHEIGFAREVADRVVFMDNGRIIETGPPSAVINNPREKRTQEFLSKVL from the coding sequence ATTATCGAGATCAAAAATCTGGTGTGCCGTTTCGGCGATATCGCCGCTGTGGATGATGTCAGCCTGTCGATTGACAGGGGCGAGGTGGTGGTCATCATCGGGCCCTCCGGATCGGGCAAATCGACTTTGCTGCGATGTCTCAATGCGCTCCAGGAATTTGATTCCGGGGAGATCGTGTTCGATAAAATCGTGGTGGACAAAAATCATCGGAATATTCATGATCTGCGTCTGGAAGTCGGCATGGTTTTTCAACAATTCAACCTTTTCCCTCACTTAAGCGTTATAAATAATATAGTCCTGGCGCAGCGGGTGGTGCGCAGGCGGAGCAAGGAAAAGGCCGTCCAAAAAGGGATGGAGCTGCTCAGGATGGTGGGCCTGACCGATAAAGCGGAAGCCTTTCCGGCGCAGCTTTCGGGCGGCCAGCAGCAACGGGTGGCAATCGCCAGGGCGCTGGCGATGGACCCGAAAATGATGTTGTTCGATGAGGTAACTTCGGCGCTCGACCCGGAGATGATCGGCGAGGTGCTTGAAGTGATGAAAAAGCTCGCGGCGGGAGGAATGACCATGATGGTGGTGACGCATGAGATCGGTTTTGCCCGTGAAGTCGCGGACCGGGTAGTGTTTATGGATAATGGCCGGATTATCGAGACCGGGCCGCCTTCGGCGGTCATTAACAATCCGCGGGAGAAAAGAACACAGGAATTTTTAAGCAAGGTTTTATAG
- a CDS encoding sulfurtransferase TusE: MGIFKFGNKTYTVDTEEFLSDFNEWDEDFARGMAPKVGIISGLSEDHWKIIFFIRDMFKKTGKCPLVYETCRMNRLHLEELKKLFPAGYLRGACKLTGITYKEGYLDQAGLEDLAERVTSPAQEKSYEIDGRGFLLNSFDWDESFAKLKAYEMKMPKLSEKHWHIINFLRKSFEKNNVVPTVYDTCDANGIELDELEKLFPDGYHRGAVKIAGLRVR, translated from the coding sequence ATGGGAATTTTTAAGTTCGGAAACAAGACATACACTGTGGACACGGAAGAGTTTCTGTCTGATTTCAACGAATGGGATGAAGATTTTGCAAGGGGGATGGCTCCTAAAGTCGGTATAATCAGTGGTTTGTCGGAAGATCATTGGAAAATCATTTTCTTTATTCGTGATATGTTCAAGAAAACCGGGAAATGCCCGCTGGTTTATGAAACCTGCCGGATGAATCGGCTTCATCTCGAAGAGCTTAAGAAGCTTTTTCCTGCGGGATATCTTCGTGGGGCATGCAAATTGACGGGAATCACCTATAAGGAAGGATACTTAGATCAAGCAGGGCTGGAGGATTTGGCGGAACGTGTAACTTCTCCGGCTCAGGAAAAGAGCTATGAAATCGACGGTCGGGGATTTCTTCTGAACTCATTCGATTGGGATGAAAGTTTCGCCAAATTGAAAGCTTACGAGATGAAAATGCCCAAGCTGTCGGAAAAACATTGGCATATTATTAACTTCCTTCGCAAAAGTTTTGAAAAGAACAATGTCGTGCCCACGGTTTATGATACTTGTGATGCAAATGGCATTGAATTGGATGAGCTTGAAAAGTTATTTCCCGACGGGTATCACCGGGGAGCTGTAAAAATCGCAGGACTCCGGGTCAGGTAA